One window of Phycisphaeraceae bacterium genomic DNA carries:
- a CDS encoding transposase, with protein MDNASWRVLAASVRKLDRSPRGGRFTFTDADIVLTFLWAVLHRRPTSWACRRDAWPLWRRGRLPSPSRMSRRLRTTSVQALLAAAEAENLVSASGALVLALDGKALRVASHSGDRTATFGAWGLRGYKLHAICDLAGSIVSWRLTPMHCHEAVMAKRMMRDMELNGYVLADSNYDSVKLYELCACKGGQLVVPRKDCRVGRGVRRSGTHPDRRRAIDMLEQSMTGFGRGLLSLRRVIERVFARLEMTHHVGLIPPHVRGIERVRRWIQAIIILDRHTQAMKR; from the coding sequence ATGGACAACGCGAGTTGGAGGGTGTTGGCGGCGAGCGTGCGGAAGCTGGATCGGAGCCCGCGTGGCGGTCGCTTCACCTTCACCGATGCGGACATCGTGCTGACCTTTCTCTGGGCCGTCTTGCACCGACGACCCACCTCCTGGGCGTGCCGACGCGATGCATGGCCGTTGTGGCGGCGTGGTCGATTGCCCTCGCCAAGCAGGATGAGCCGGCGGCTGAGAACCACCAGCGTCCAGGCGTTACTTGCCGCGGCGGAGGCGGAGAATCTGGTCTCTGCATCGGGAGCGTTGGTGCTGGCTCTTGACGGCAAGGCCCTGCGCGTCGCCTCGCACTCCGGAGACCGGACCGCGACCTTCGGCGCATGGGGACTGCGCGGCTACAAGCTCCATGCGATCTGCGATCTCGCGGGCTCGATCGTCTCCTGGCGTCTCACGCCCATGCACTGCCATGAAGCAGTGATGGCCAAGCGGATGATGCGAGACATGGAGTTGAACGGGTATGTGCTGGCCGACTCGAACTACGACAGCGTGAAGCTCTATGAACTCTGCGCGTGCAAGGGCGGACAACTGGTGGTTCCGCGGAAGGACTGCCGCGTGGGTCGCGGCGTGCGGCGGTCCGGAACGCATCCGGACCGCCGTCGAGCCATCGACATGCTGGAGCAGAGCATGACGGGCTTCGGCAGGGGCCTGCTGTCACTCCGGCGCGTGATCGAGCGTGTGTTTGCACGCCTGGAAATGACCCACCATGTGGGGCTTATCCCGCCGCACGTGCGCGGCATCGAGCGGGTCCGTCGATGGATCCAAGCCATCATCATCCTTGATCGACACACACAGGCAATGAAGCGATGA
- a CDS encoding prepilin-type N-terminal cleavage/methylation domain-containing protein → MRTPRPSPTRTPRAFTLNELLVVIAIIAVLVGILLPALGHARANARVTLCLSNVRQQGVSVLSYANDFSGLLPPRILYHTEPSTTDPTGWESNPWLINALLARYEGRDFRRREFGWDSPVDIWRCPNVKPDDDDLRQTHNGNLHHAPNYWLFSEVVMNERTGSLLISNAAPDAWAPRYGSRAWRTLDQVVRTSDIAMLIDNVDYFVIEHGHRDAREFFGRAEEIIIPGNESTYDNRGSHDSLRVRPAAFADGHVAAIPATAPYWQDTRHTYTTGSGPGADFHEAEVKHLLWFIGPGSFRAGGGED, encoded by the coding sequence ATGCGCACGCCGCGCCCGAGCCCAACCCGCACGCCGCGTGCATTCACACTCAACGAGCTGCTGGTCGTCATCGCCATCATCGCGGTCCTAGTCGGCATCTTACTCCCCGCCCTCGGACACGCGCGCGCCAACGCCCGCGTCACCCTCTGCCTCTCCAACGTCCGCCAGCAGGGCGTCTCAGTTCTCTCCTACGCCAACGACTTCAGCGGCCTGCTCCCGCCCCGCATCCTCTACCACACCGAACCCTCCACCACCGACCCCACCGGCTGGGAGTCCAACCCCTGGCTCATCAACGCCCTCCTCGCCCGCTACGAAGGGCGCGACTTCCGACGCCGCGAGTTCGGATGGGACTCTCCCGTAGACATCTGGCGCTGCCCGAACGTCAAGCCCGACGACGACGACCTCCGCCAGACCCACAACGGAAACCTCCACCACGCCCCCAACTACTGGCTCTTCTCCGAAGTCGTCATGAACGAACGCACCGGCTCGCTCCTCATCTCCAACGCCGCCCCCGACGCCTGGGCCCCCCGCTACGGCTCACGCGCCTGGCGCACGCTCGATCAGGTCGTCCGAACCTCCGACATCGCCATGCTCATCGACAACGTCGATTACTTCGTCATCGAGCACGGCCACCGCGACGCACGCGAGTTCTTCGGACGCGCCGAAGAGATCATCATCCCCGGAAACGAATCCACCTACGACAACCGCGGCTCCCACGACTCGCTGAGGGTCCGCCCCGCCGCCTTCGCCGATGGACACGTCGCCGCCATCCCCGCCACCGCCCCATACTGGCAGGACACACGCCACACCTACACCACCGGCTCCGGACCCGGTGCCGACTTCCACGAAGCCGAGGTCAAACACCTCCTCTGGTTCATCGGGCCCGGCTCCTTCCGCGCCGGCGGCGGCGAAGACTGA
- the typA gene encoding translational GTPase TypA: MPSSSANIRNVAIIAHVDHGKTTLVDKLLMQSGNFRKEELEKLQGGQHDLIMDSNPLERERGITILSKNCAVNYHSASGEDFRVNIIDTPGHADFGGEVERVLRMADGCLLLVDAFDGPMPQTKFVLAKALEAGLKPVVVINKCDRPEARPDEVLDEVFDLLVDLGADDHALDFHCVYASGRGGWATTDMDAPGQDLRPIFESIVNHVPAPSDDASKPVQMLVTTLDWSDYVGRIGIGRVYAGTLSVGQQITVIKRDGRKQNAKIGKLLRFEGLGRKEVEQISAGDLCAVIGIEGVDIGDTLADPANPVALEPVTVDEPTMTMTFRINDSPFAGQEGQYVTSRQIRERLMRELETNVALRVENGRTSDEFVVSGRGLLHLGILLETMRREGYELSVGKPEVILKSIDGVLSEPMESLVIDAPNSAVGSVMELVGSRRGELVKMEPRGENTTHMLFKMTSRALIGLRGRILTATQGEAIMHHRFEAFVPASEDNLGRINGVIIATEGGQVTPHAVNLAAERGVLFVAPGEQAYAGQIVGEHNRDNDLPFHISRLKHLDNMRAASKDATITLKPPRKMSLEQCLEYIEEDELVEITPKCVRLRKRILDESMRKRAERQSKDKERAGAEA; the protein is encoded by the coding sequence ATGCCATCCTCTTCAGCCAATATCCGTAACGTCGCGATCATCGCCCACGTCGACCACGGCAAGACCACGCTGGTGGACAAGCTGCTCATGCAGTCCGGCAACTTCCGCAAGGAGGAGCTGGAGAAGCTGCAGGGCGGTCAGCACGATCTGATCATGGACTCGAACCCGCTGGAGCGTGAGCGCGGGATCACGATCCTGTCCAAGAACTGCGCGGTGAACTATCACAGCGCGTCGGGCGAGGATTTCCGGGTCAACATCATCGACACGCCTGGGCACGCGGATTTCGGCGGCGAGGTGGAGCGTGTGCTGCGGATGGCGGACGGGTGTCTGCTGTTGGTGGATGCGTTCGACGGCCCGATGCCGCAGACGAAGTTCGTGCTGGCCAAGGCGTTGGAGGCGGGTCTGAAGCCGGTGGTGGTGATCAACAAGTGCGACAGGCCCGAGGCGCGTCCGGACGAGGTGCTTGACGAGGTGTTCGACCTGCTGGTGGATCTTGGTGCGGATGATCACGCGCTGGACTTCCACTGTGTGTACGCATCGGGGCGGGGCGGCTGGGCGACGACGGATATGGATGCGCCCGGTCAGGATCTGCGTCCGATCTTCGAGTCGATCGTGAACCATGTGCCCGCGCCGAGCGATGACGCTTCGAAGCCGGTGCAGATGCTGGTCACGACGCTTGACTGGTCGGACTATGTCGGCAGGATCGGCATCGGGCGTGTGTATGCCGGGACGCTCTCTGTCGGGCAGCAGATCACGGTGATCAAGCGGGACGGCCGGAAGCAGAACGCCAAGATCGGCAAGCTGCTTCGGTTCGAGGGGCTGGGCCGGAAAGAGGTGGAGCAGATTTCTGCGGGCGACCTGTGCGCTGTGATCGGGATCGAGGGGGTTGACATCGGCGACACGCTCGCGGATCCGGCCAACCCGGTTGCGCTGGAGCCGGTCACGGTGGATGAGCCGACGATGACGATGACGTTCCGAATCAATGATTCGCCGTTCGCGGGGCAGGAGGGTCAGTATGTGACAAGCCGGCAGATCCGCGAGCGATTGATGCGTGAGCTTGAGACGAACGTTGCGCTGCGTGTCGAGAACGGGCGGACGTCGGATGAGTTCGTTGTTTCCGGTCGCGGGCTGCTGCACCTGGGCATTCTTCTCGAGACGATGCGTCGCGAGGGGTACGAGCTTTCGGTCGGCAAGCCGGAGGTGATTCTCAAGAGCATCGACGGGGTTCTCTCGGAGCCGATGGAGTCGCTGGTGATCGATGCGCCGAACTCGGCGGTCGGCAGCGTGATGGAGCTGGTCGGATCGCGCCGGGGCGAGCTTGTGAAGATGGAGCCGCGGGGCGAGAACACGACGCACATGCTCTTCAAGATGACGAGCCGCGCGTTGATCGGTCTGCGTGGTCGGATCCTGACCGCCACTCAGGGCGAGGCGATCATGCACCACCGTTTCGAGGCGTTTGTGCCCGCGTCCGAGGACAACCTCGGGCGCATCAACGGCGTGATCATCGCGACCGAGGGCGGGCAGGTGACGCCCCATGCGGTGAATCTCGCGGCGGAGCGAGGCGTGTTGTTTGTCGCGCCGGGTGAGCAGGCGTATGCGGGGCAGATCGTGGGCGAGCACAATCGCGACAACGACCTGCCGTTTCATATCTCGCGGTTGAAGCACCTGGACAACATGCGTGCGGCGAGCAAGGACGCGACGATCACGCTGAAGCCGCCGCGGAAGATGTCGCTTGAGCAGTGCCTTGAGTACATCGAGGAGGACGAGCTTGTGGAGATCACGCCCAAGTGCGTGCGTCTGCGGAAGCGGATTCTCGATGAGAGCATGCGGAAGCGTGCGGAGCGTCAGTCGAAGGACAAGGAGCGGGCGGGCGCGGAGGCCTGA